Part of the Deltaproteobacteria bacterium genome, TATCGGGGCGGAACGCCAGGCGCCGACACGGATCTCGCCATAGTAATTCTTGACCCACGGCCACCAGGCTTGATAGAAATAGTATCCTGGCAGCCAGATGGCCGGAACCTGATCAATGCAGTAAACGGCCAACTTATTTTAGTTAAAACGCTTGACTAATGCGCCCGAATTGGTTATTGCTAAAACATAACTTTAAAAACTGCGGGATAGACTAAATAATAATTCGTTGAAGTAATTAAAAAACAACTAAAGAGCCTTTTTTTGATTCGGGCTTGACCATTCGCTAGTTTAATTATTGTTTTTGAACGTTGTTTTTTAATTAATATTATTAAGTTATCTAAATTATATCGGAGCGTTTTATGCGTGGATACTTCATCAGAAGGTTACTGGCGCTGATACCCACCCTGATTTTTGCCACATTGATAGTTTTTTTCCTGATAAGGCTCGTGCCTGGAAATGTTATTGACATGATGATATCTATGCATGATATCAGCGATGAAGAAGTAACCCGCGCGTCGCTCGAGCGCGCCCTGGGACTGGATGTGTCGGTACACGTCCAGTATTACCGGTGGATGAAAGCCATAATCCTGCATGGCGACCTGGGCACCTCACTATGGATGGGGACCAGTGTCACCGAGGAAGTGATGGCCCGGCTGCCCGTTACCCTTGAACTGGGGATCATAGCCCTTATTATCGGTGTTGTTCTGGCCATACCCATCGGAGTCTATTCGGCCATACGCCAGGATACGGCCGGCGACTATGGCGGCCGTACCGTGGCCATACTGGGGCTGGCCGTCCCCAGCTTCTGGCTCGGCACCATGATCGTGGTCTACCCCGCGCTATGGTGGGACTGGTCACCCTCGATAGACCTGGTGTCCTTTAGAGAAGACCCCATAGAAA contains:
- a CDS encoding ABC transporter permease, translating into MRGYFIRRLLALIPTLIFATLIVFFLIRLVPGNVIDMMISMHDISDEEVTRASLERALGLDVSVHVQYYRWMKAIILHGDLGTSLWMGTSVTEEVMARLPVTLELGIIALIIGVVLAIPIGVYSAIRQDTAGDYGGRTVAILGLAVPSFWLGTMIVVYPALWWDWSPSIDLVSFREDPIENLKTFIVPGAVMGLAFSAVQMRMTRAMMLEVLRQDYIRTAWAKGLKEKTVIIRHALKNALIPVITLIGLYVPVLVAGSIIMESIFVLPGLGLLLIESINQRDYPIVMGLMLIFGVVILVINLVVDLSYGFLDPKVRYK